The proteins below come from a single Panicum hallii strain FIL2 chromosome 7, PHallii_v3.1, whole genome shotgun sequence genomic window:
- the LOC112899284 gene encoding acyl-coenzyme A thioesterase 8 isoform X1 gives MDREEGKAAPAQSPPNLGAILANLGPGCHWCAVTEFLGQVPLLQCLPGSSIRRIAEAVQVKRYEPGDYVAREGEPVDGLYIILDGQAEVSASVNAEEANRPDYVLNKYDYFGYGTNSSDHQVNVVALSKLTCFILPNQYGYLLQPKTIWNAEETPEHSLLEQILHLEPLEVDIFRGFTLPEAPTFRQVFGGQLIGQALAAASKTVDCLKMVHSLHAIFLVAGDNNLPIIYQVHRARDGSSFATRKVEAKQKGLVIFTLIASFQKEEVGFEHQAAIMPDVPPPEQLLNLEEIRERRLTDPRFPTQYRNSAAKKKFTPWPIEMRFCEDSASQHKPSLNYWFRARGKLSDDQALHRCVVAYASDLLFSGVSLNSHREKGLKTYSLSLDHSIWFHKPVKADDWLLYVIESPSAHGGRGFVTGRMFNRQGELVMSLTQEALIRREKTRGPKPRPKL, from the exons ATGGATCGTGAAGAAGGTAAAGCAGCGCCGGCGCAGAGCCCGCCGAATTTGGGAGCGATTCTGGCTAACCTGGGGCCTGGTTGCCATTGGTGTGCAGTGACCGAGTTCCTCGGGCAGGTGCCCCTCCTGCAGTGCCTCCCGGGCTCCTCCATCCGCAGGATCGCCGAGGCCGTCCAGGTCAAGCGCTACG AACCTGGTGACTATGTCGCCCGTGAAGGTGAACCTGTGGATGGCCTTTACATCATATTGGACGGTCAG GCTGAAGTTTCTGCATCTGTGAACGCAGAAGAAGCAAACCGCCCAGACTATGTGTTAAATAAGTATGACTACTTTGGTTATG GAACAAATAGTTCCGATCATCAAGTTAATGTTGTAGCACTATCAAAG CTGACCTGCTTCATATTGCCCAATCAATATGGATATTTGttacaaccaaaaacaatttgGAATGCGGAGGAGACACCTGAACATTCTTTGCTGGAACAAATTTTGCATTTAGAACCACTAGAG GTTGATATCTTCCGTGGGTTTACTTTACCAGAAGCTCCAACTTTTAGGCAAGTTTTTGGAGGACAATTGATTGGACAG GCACTAGCAGCTGCATCCAAGACTGTTGATTGTCTAAAAATGGTGCATAGTTTGCATGCAATTTTTCTTGTTGCTGGAGACAATAACT TGCCAATAATATATCAAGTTCATCGGGCGCGTGATGGATCCAGCTTTGCAACCAGAAAAGTGGAAGCAAAACAGAAAGGCCTAGTTATATTCACTTTGATTGCTTCTTTCCAG AAGGAAGAAGTAGGTTTTGAGCATCAGGCTGCAATCATGCCTGATGTTCCTCCTCCAGAACAG CTCCTTAATCTGGAGGAGATACGAGAAAGACGGCTTACTGACCCGCGCTTCCCAAC GCAATATAGGAACTCGGCAGCTAAAAAGAAGTTCACACCTTGGCCCATAGAAATGAGATTCTGTGAAGATTCAGCATCTCAACATAAACCAAG CTTAAACTACTGGTTTAGAGCTCGAGGAAAGCTTTCAGATGATCAAGCTCTACATAG ATGTGTTGTAGCATATGCTTCGGATCTACTTTTTTCTGGTGTCAGCCTGAATTCTCACCGGGAGAAGGGTTTGAAGACATACTCACTCAGTCTCGATCACTC GATCTGGTTTCACAAGCCTGTGaaggctgacgactggttgctgTACGTG ATCGAGAGCCCATCTGCGCATGGTGGCCGGGGTTTCGTCACTGGACGCATGTTCAACAGGCAAGGAGAG CTTGTCATGTCGCTGACCCAAGAGGCGCTGATTAGGAGGGAGAAGACACGAGGACCAAAACCAAGGCCAAAGCTTTGA
- the LOC112899284 gene encoding acyl-coenzyme A thioesterase 8 isoform X2, with translation MDREEVTEFLGQVPLLQCLPGSSIRRIAEAVQVKRYEPGDYVAREGEPVDGLYIILDGQAEVSASVNAEEANRPDYVLNKYDYFGYGTNSSDHQVNVVALSKLTCFILPNQYGYLLQPKTIWNAEETPEHSLLEQILHLEPLEVDIFRGFTLPEAPTFRQVFGGQLIGQALAAASKTVDCLKMVHSLHAIFLVAGDNNLPIIYQVHRARDGSSFATRKVEAKQKGLVIFTLIASFQKEEVGFEHQAAIMPDVPPPEQLLNLEEIRERRLTDPRFPTQYRNSAAKKKFTPWPIEMRFCEDSASQHKPSLNYWFRARGKLSDDQALHRCVVAYASDLLFSGVSLNSHREKGLKTYSLSLDHSIWFHKPVKADDWLLYVIESPSAHGGRGFVTGRMFNRQGELVMSLTQEALIRREKTRGPKPRPKL, from the exons ATGGATCGTGAAGAAG TGACCGAGTTCCTCGGGCAGGTGCCCCTCCTGCAGTGCCTCCCGGGCTCCTCCATCCGCAGGATCGCCGAGGCCGTCCAGGTCAAGCGCTACG AACCTGGTGACTATGTCGCCCGTGAAGGTGAACCTGTGGATGGCCTTTACATCATATTGGACGGTCAG GCTGAAGTTTCTGCATCTGTGAACGCAGAAGAAGCAAACCGCCCAGACTATGTGTTAAATAAGTATGACTACTTTGGTTATG GAACAAATAGTTCCGATCATCAAGTTAATGTTGTAGCACTATCAAAG CTGACCTGCTTCATATTGCCCAATCAATATGGATATTTGttacaaccaaaaacaatttgGAATGCGGAGGAGACACCTGAACATTCTTTGCTGGAACAAATTTTGCATTTAGAACCACTAGAG GTTGATATCTTCCGTGGGTTTACTTTACCAGAAGCTCCAACTTTTAGGCAAGTTTTTGGAGGACAATTGATTGGACAG GCACTAGCAGCTGCATCCAAGACTGTTGATTGTCTAAAAATGGTGCATAGTTTGCATGCAATTTTTCTTGTTGCTGGAGACAATAACT TGCCAATAATATATCAAGTTCATCGGGCGCGTGATGGATCCAGCTTTGCAACCAGAAAAGTGGAAGCAAAACAGAAAGGCCTAGTTATATTCACTTTGATTGCTTCTTTCCAG AAGGAAGAAGTAGGTTTTGAGCATCAGGCTGCAATCATGCCTGATGTTCCTCCTCCAGAACAG CTCCTTAATCTGGAGGAGATACGAGAAAGACGGCTTACTGACCCGCGCTTCCCAAC GCAATATAGGAACTCGGCAGCTAAAAAGAAGTTCACACCTTGGCCCATAGAAATGAGATTCTGTGAAGATTCAGCATCTCAACATAAACCAAG CTTAAACTACTGGTTTAGAGCTCGAGGAAAGCTTTCAGATGATCAAGCTCTACATAG ATGTGTTGTAGCATATGCTTCGGATCTACTTTTTTCTGGTGTCAGCCTGAATTCTCACCGGGAGAAGGGTTTGAAGACATACTCACTCAGTCTCGATCACTC GATCTGGTTTCACAAGCCTGTGaaggctgacgactggttgctgTACGTG ATCGAGAGCCCATCTGCGCATGGTGGCCGGGGTTTCGTCACTGGACGCATGTTCAACAGGCAAGGAGAG CTTGTCATGTCGCTGACCCAAGAGGCGCTGATTAGGAGGGAGAAGACACGAGGACCAAAACCAAGGCCAAAGCTTTGA
- the LOC112899286 gene encoding uncharacterized protein LOC112899286, whose product MAGGPHAPGQAGAPPNHRKRKAPVPAAAAGDEAETEVHALGREVEELEESLADLDRRVLEHLRGTATRLADAAVDRLAALRPPARQEFLAVSETPSSEEDQEQLQKLNILKSKIEANIADLPKVLEKMHESVARCEKLENLHVNIDPIFRTRRLYHG is encoded by the exons ATGGCTGGCGGTCCGCACGCGCCAGGCCAAGCTGGAGCCCCGCCGAACCACCGCAAGCGCAAGGCCCCGGTCCCCGCCGCAGCCGCGGGGGACGAGGCGGAGACTGAGGTGCACGCGTTGGGGAGGGAGGTCGAGGAGCTTGAGGAGTCGCTGGCCGATCTGGACCGCCGCGTCCTCGAGCACCTCCGCGGCACCGCCACTCGCCTCGCcgacgccgccgtcgaccgcctcgccgcgctccgcccgcccgcccgccagg AATTTCTAGCAGTCTCAGAAACACCAAGTTCGGAAGAAGATCAAGAGCAACTTCAAAAATTAAACATCCTCAAATCCAAGATAGAGGCTAATATTGCAGATTTGCCTAAGGTACTTGAGAAAATGCACGAATCTGTCGCTCGCTGCGAGAAGTTGGAGAATTTGCATGTGAATATCGATCCTATTTTTCGAACAAGACGCTTGTATCATGGTTGA
- the LOC112899287 gene encoding uncharacterized protein LOC112899287 → MWALGSPGRLPAMEECGEDGEEDADPYSHRARGAMASCWGRFGVAALWRRLWHHLSLARRRRRLGRSSILGAGSLNYDPLSYAQNFDDGCLEEREPDFSARFAPARHAAGSPRLTVGADRDVAAA, encoded by the coding sequence ATGTGGGCACTTGGCTCGCCGGGGAGGCTGCCGGCGATGGAGGAGTGCGGCGAGGACGGGGAGGAGGACGCGGACCCGTACAGCCACCGGGCGCGCGGCGCGATGGCCTCCTGCTGGGGCCGCTTCGGCGTCGCCGCGCTGTGGCGCAGGCTGTGGCACCACCTCAGCctggcgcggcgcaggcgccgGCTCGGCCGCTCCTCCATCCTCGGCGCCGGCAGCCTCAACTACGACCCGCTCAGCTACGCGCAGAACTTCGACGACGGCTGCCTCGAGGAGCGGGAGCCGGACTTCAGCGCTAGGTTCGCGCCCGCGCGGCACGCCGCCGGCTCGCCGAGGCTGACCGTGGGCGCGGATCGGGACGTCGCCGCAGCTTGA
- the LOC112900806 gene encoding subtilisin-like protease SBT1.4, which translates to MDNPIHKRCTTLRGLVILVAAAAVLLLSPAAVTPVASHNDHGVHNNYLVLVRSAYEYDKKVHQNVSSWHASLLASVCDSAKETLAADPSAMTRLIYSYRNVVNGFAARMTPEELEKMSKMDWFDRSLPEQTYHLLTTHTPEMLGLTGDPHRGGLWNTSNMGEGVIIGILDDGIYGGHPSFDGAGMKPPPAKWKGRCDFNKTICNNKLIGARSYFESAKWKWKGLQDPVLPISEGQHGTHTSSTAAGAFVPNASVFGNGLGTAAGMAPRAHIAFYQVCYEQKGCDRDDILAAVDDAIEDGVDILSLSLGHEDAIDFSDDPVSLGGYTAILNGVFICAAAGNTGPSPATLVNEAPWLLTVGASTSDRRFVASVKLGDKVEVDGQSLNDPNTTMGDPRPLVHDADGMCANENVLMAQNITGKIIICDAGGVVSTEKAKMAKRAGASGMIVVIPEVFGPVVIPRAHAIPTVQVAYAEGQKIKEFMQTSRDATATFVFKGSMFKTPQSPMVAPFSSRGPNRRSRGILKPDLIGPGVNILAGVPSIEDVELAPDAVVPRFDIKSGTSMAAPHLSGIAALIKHAHPTWSPAAIKSALMTTAEPTDNLRKPIADVDGKPATFLAIGAGHVNPQKAIDPGLVYNMTAVGYVPYLCGLNYTDQKVSTIIYPEPPVSCANLSRLEQDDLNYPSITAILDQPPFTATANRSVTNVGAASSTYVVEVEVPASVKVEVNPTKLTFKAVDEVLNYSVTITSADDRAPASPVEGQLKWVCGKYVVRSPLLVVAGARQA; encoded by the coding sequence ATGGACAATCCAATCCACAAAAGGTGCACTACGCTACGGGGTCTCGTCATCCtcgtcgccgcggccgccgtcctcctcctaTCTCCGGCGGCGGTCACCCCGGTCGCCAGCCACAATGACCACGGCGTGCACAACAACTACCTCGTCCTCGTGCGCAGCGCGTACGAGTACGACAAGAAGGTGCACCAGAACGTGTCGAGCTGGCACGCGTCGCTCCTGGCGTCGGTGTGCGACTCCGCCAAGGAGACGCTGGCGGCGGACCCGTCCGCCATGACCCGGCTCATCTACTCCTACCGCAACGTCGTGAACGGGTTCGCGGCCCGCATGACGCCGGAGGAGCTGGAGAAGATGTCCAAGATGGACTGGTTCGACCGCTCCCTCCCCGAGCAGACGTACCACCTCCTGACCACGCACACGCCGGAGATGCTCGGGCTCACGGGCGACCCCCACCGCGGCGGCCTGTGGAACACCAGCAACATGGGCGAGGGCGTCATCATCGGGATCCTCGACGACGGCATCTACGGGGGCCACCCTTCGTTCGACGGGGCCGGGAtgaagccgccgccggccaaGTGGAAGGGCCGCTGCGATTTCAACAAGACGATCTGCAACAACAAGCTCATCGGCGCGCGCTCCTACTTCGAATCGGCCAAGTGGAAGTGGAAGGGCCTCCAAGACCCGGTGCTACCGATCAGCGAGGGGCAGCACGGCACGCACACGTCCAGCACGGCGGCCGGCGCCTTCGTGCCCAACGCCAGCGTCTTCGGCAACGGGCTCGGCACGGCCGCCGGCATGGCCCCCCGCGCGCACATCGCCTTCTACCAGGTGTGCTACGAGCAGAAGGGCTGCGACCGGGACGACATCCTGGCGGCGGTGGACGACGCCATCGAGGACGGCGTCGACATCCTCTCGCTCTCGCTCGGCCACGAGGATGCCATTGACTTCTCAGATGATCCCGTCTCGCTCGGCGGGTACACGGCCATCCTTAACGGCGTGttcatctgcgcggcggcgGGCAACACCGGGCCGAGCCCCGCAACCCTCGTAAACGAGGCGCCGTGGCTGCTCACCGTGGGGGCGAGCACCAGCGACAGGAGATTCGTGGCCTCCGTGAAGCTTGGCGACAAGGTTGAGGTTGACGGCCAGTCGCTCAACGACCCCAACACCACCATGGGCGATCCGCGCCCGTTGGTGCACGACGCGGATGGCATGTGCGCCAACGAGAACGTTTTGATGGCGCAAAacatcaccgggaagatcatCATCTGCGACGCCGGGGGCGTCGTCAGCACCGAGAAGGCCAAGATGGCAAAGCGCGCCGGCGCGTCCGGGATGATCGTCGTCATCCCGGAGGTGTTCGGCCCGGTGGTCATCCCGAGGGCGCACGCCATCCCGACGGTGCAGGTCGCCTACGCGGAGGGGCAGAAGATCAAGGAGTTCATGCAGACCTCGCGGGACGCGACGGCGACGTTCGTCTTCAAAGGGTCAATGTTCAAGACCCCGCAGTCGCCGATGGTGGCACCCTTCTCCTCGCGGGGCCCCAACAGGCGAAGCCGTGGGATCCTGAAGCCCGACCTCATCGGCCCCGGGGTGAACATCCTCGCCGGCGTCCCCTCGATCGAGGACGTGGAGCTGGCGCCCGATGCGGTGGTGCCCAGGTTCGACATCAAGTCCGGCACGTCCATGGCGGCGCCGCACCTGAGCGGGATCGCCGCGCTGATCAAGCACGCGCACCCGACCTGGTCGCCCGCGGCCATCAAGTCGGCGCTGATGACGACGGCGGAGCCCACCGACAACCTCCGGAAGCCGATCGCGGACGTGGACGGCAAGCCGGCGACCTTCCTCGCCATCGGCGCCGGCCACGTGAACCCGCAGAAGGCCATAGACCCGGGGCTCGTGTACAACATGACGGCCGTGGGCTACGTGCCGTACCTGTGCGGGCTCAACTACACGGACCAGAAGGTGAGCACGATCATCTACCCGGAGCCGCCGGTATCGTGCGCCAACCTGTCGAGGCTGGAGCAGGACGACCTCAACTACCCGTCCATCACCGCCATCCTCGACCAGCCGCCGTTCACCGCGACGGCCAACCGCTCCGTGACGAACGTCGGCGCCGCCAGCTCGACTTACGTCGTGGAGGTGGAGGTGCCGGCATCGGTGAAGGTGGAGGTGAACCCGACGAAGCTGACGTTCAAGGCGGTGGACGAGGTCCTCAACTACTCGGTCACCATCACGTCGGCGGACGACCGGGCGCCGGCCAGCCCGGTCGAGGGGCAGCTCAAGTGGGTCTGCGGCAAGTACGTCGTGCGCAGCCCGCTGCTCGTCGTCGCCGGGGCACGTCAAGCCTAA
- the LOC112899279 gene encoding subtilisin-like protease SBT1.2 — translation MGRFKLALLPVLLVAVVAAVAGDELRTFIVHVHPRESHVFGTADDRTAWYRTFLPEDGRLVHSYHHVASGFAARLTERELEALSGMPGFVAAVPNQVHRLLTTHTPQFLGLDLPQSGRNYTSGFGEGVIIGVLDSGVYPFHPSFSGDGMPPPPAKWKGRCDFNASACNNKLIGARSFESDPSPLDKDGHGTHTSSTAAGAVVTGAQVLGQGYGTASGMAPRAHVAMYKVCGDECTTADILAGIDVAVGDGCDILSLSLGGPTLPFYRDGIAIGTFGAVEKGVFVSMAAGNDGPGVSTLSNDAPWMLTVAASTMDRLIVAQVRLGNGATFDGESVYQPNISTTVTYPLVYAGASSTPDANFCSNGSLDGFDVKGKIVLCDRGNAVSRLEKGAEVKRAGGFGMIMANQFADGYSTIADAHVLPASHVSYDAGVNIKKYINSTANPVAQIIFKGTVLGTSPAPAITSFSSRGPSVQNPGILKPDITGPGVSVLAAWPFQVGPPSAPLFPERPTFNFESGTSMSTPHLSGIAALIKSKHPDWSPAAIKSAIMTTADPTDRSGKLIVNEQHEQANFFATGAGQVNPDKAIDPGLVYDIAPADYVGYLCGLYTSQEVSVIARRSVDCSAITVIPDRMLNYPSISLTLPLTTNPTAPVVVSRAVKNVGEASAVYYPRVNLPGIVQVKVAPSSLRFTAANQVQNFTVSVWRGQSTGAKFVQGSLQWVSDKHTVRSPVSISFA, via the coding sequence ATGGGAAGGTTCAAGCTCGCCTTGCTGCCCGTCCTTCTCGTCGCGGTCGTCGCCGCGGTGGCCGGCGATGAGCTCCGCACGTTCATCGTCCACGTGCATCCTCGCGAGAGCCACGTGTTCGGCACGGCCGACGACCGGACGGCGTGGTACAGGACGTTCCTCCCGGAGGACGGGCGGCTCGTCCACTCGTACCACCACGTCGCGAGCGGCTTCGCCGCGCGCCTGACGGAGCGGGAGCTCGAGGCGCTGTCCGGCATGCCCGGGTTCGTCGCGGCGGTACCGAACCAGGTGCACAGGCTGCTGACGACGCACACGCCGCAGTTCCTCGGGCTGGACCTGCCGCAGAGCGGCAGGAACTACACCTCCGGGTTCGGCGAGGGCGTCATCATCGGCGTGCTCGACAGCGGTGTCTACCCCTTCCACCCCTCCTTCAGCGGCGACggcatgccgccgccgccggccaagtGGAAGGGCCGCTGCGACTTCAACGCCTCGGCGTGCAACAACAAGCTCATCGGCGCGCGCTCCTTCGAGTCGGACCCGTCCCCGCTCGACAAGGACGGGCACGGCACGCACACGTCGAGCACAGCGGCGGGAGCGGTCGTGACGGGCGCCCAGGTGCTCGGCCAGGGCTACGGCACCGCTTCAGGTATGGCGCCCCGCGCGCACGTCGCCATGTACAAGGTGTGCGGCGACGAGTGCACCACCGCCGACATCCTCGCCGGCATCGACGTGGCCGTCGGCGACGGCTGTGACATTCTCTCCTTGTCCCTTGGCGGGCCGACGCTGCCGTTCTACAGGGATGGCATCGCCATCGGCACGTTCGGCGCCGTAGAGAAGGGCGTGTTCGTCAGCATGGCGGCCGGCAACGACGGCCCAGGTGTCAGCACGCTATCCAACGATGCGCCGTGGATGCTCACCGTCGCAGCGAGCACCATGGACCGTCTGATCGTTGCCCAGGTGCGTCTCGGGAACGGCGCCACGTTCGATGGCGAGTCCGTTTACCAGCCAAACATCTCGACGACCGTCACGTACCCGTTGGTCTACGCGGGCGCCAGCTCAACGCCCGACGCCAACTTCTGCAGCAACGGCTCGCTGGACGGCTTCGACGTCAAGGGCAAGATCGTGCTCTGCGACCGTGGCAACGCCGTCTCGAGGCTCGAGAAGGGCGCCGAGGTGAAGAGAGCCGGTGGCTTCGGCATGATTATGGCCAACCAGTTCGCCGACGGGTACAGCACCATCGCCGACGCGCACGTCCTCCCGGCGTCGCACGTCAGCTACGACGCCGGAGTTAACATCAAAAAGTACATCAACTCGACGGCGAACCCGGTGGCGCAGATCATCTTCAAGGGCACCGTCCTTGGCACGTCGCCAGCCCCGGCTATCACTTCGTTCTCCTCGCGTGGGCCCAGCGTCCAGAACCCCGGCATCCTGAAGCCCGACATCACAGGCCCCGGCGTGAGCGTGCTCGCGGCGTGGCCATTCCAGGTCGGCCCTCCGTCGGCGCCCCTTTTCCCCGAGCGGCCGACCTTCAACTTCGAATCCGGCACGTCCATGTCGACGCCGCACCTCAGCGGCATCGCCGCGCTGATCAAGAGCAAGCACCCTGactggtcgccggcggcgatcaAGTCCGCCATCATGACCACCGCCGACCCCACCGACAGATCCGGGAAGCTAATAGTCAACGAGCAGCACGAGCAGGCCAACTTCTTCGCCACAGGCGCCGGACAGGTGAACCCGGACAAGGCAATCGACCCCGGCCTGGTCTACGATATCGCCCCCGCCGACTACGTCGGCTACCTCTGTGGCCTGTACACGAGCCAGGAGGTCTCCGTGATCGCGCGCCGCTCCGTCGACTGCTCGGCCATCACGGTGATCCCGGACCGCATGCTGAACTACCCGTCCATCTCGCTGACGCTCCCGTTGACGACGAACCCCACGGCCCCGGTGGTGGTGAGCCGCGCGGTGAAGAACGTCGGCGAGGCGTCGGCGGTGTACTACCCCCGCGTCAACCTGCCGGGCATCGTGCAGGTGAAGGTCGCGCCGAGCTCGCTGCGGTTCACCGCCGCGAACCAGGTGCAGAACTTCACGGTGTCCGTGTGGCGGGGGCAGAGCACGGGCGCCAAGTTCGTGCAGGGCTCGCTCCAGTGGGTGTCCGACAAGCACACCGTGAGGAGCCCCGTGTCCATCTCCTTCGCCTGA